GAAACGCCTATTACGAGAGAGGCTTGCCCGGTTACGGTTTTGGCATGCCATCAGGCTCATTCACCACCACTGCCGGCGATAATACCATTTTCCAGTTTCAGCCCTACACAAACAACAATGCACTGGTGTTGAGCAGTGCCACAGGCCTCACCAACGGCACACTGACTCTGGTGACGCCTGCGACGTACTCCAAAATCGCCGTGCTCGCCAATTCTGCATATGGCACTAACTACTCTGGATTTCTCAGCTTGAATTTCAGCGACGGTTCCACAGTTCTGACGACGTATTACACGCCAGATTGGTTTGCGAATCCGACCAATGTGGCGTTAAAGGGAGTGTCTCGCATCAACCTCGTGGACGGCAGCAGTGACGGCATACCGGACGATCCGCGATTTTACCAAACCACCATCAATGTGGCCGCGCTTTTGGGCGGGACGAACAAACCACTTGCCAGCATCACGTTTGGCAACGCAGTGGCCGGAGCGACAGCCATTTATGCGGTCAGCGGCCAGCTGGCCCCCAATTTGGCACCGATCGCCCTCACCGGTTTTAATCGTGACCTGGTGATTGAGAGTAATGCGTCCGGTCCACCATACAACAGCGTTGCGACCGAGTTGAATCCGGGCGAAGGGACGTCCTTTTATCAAAGCGGTCTCCCTGGCAAGACATATGGGTTGCCTGCGTACGGAGTGTTTAGCAGCGCGCTGGACGGAGTTACTTTCCAGTTTCAACCTTATAGCGCAAACAATGCGCTGGTATTGAGCAGCACGACCGGCCTGACCAATGGCACATTGTCGCTGGTTGCCCCGGCGACCTACAATAGCATTGCCATTCTCGCCAACTCAGCTGGCGGTGGTGGTTCGCCAAATGTAACTTTTAATTTTGCAGACGGCACCTCGTTCGTCGCGACGTACAATGCAGTAGATTGGTTTTATAATCCAAACTTTGCGCTTAACGGCGTGGAGCGAATCCATTTGAACAACGGCGCCACGGAAGGCGCGCCGGATAATCCGCGCTTTTATCAAACCACACTCAATCTGGTGACCTTACTCGGCGCAACCAACAAGCCATTGGCGAGCATGACTTTCTCGAAAGCAGCAGGAGCTGGGGCCACGGCTATCTATGCGGTGAGTGGCCGGCAAGGCGCGCAAACGAACGGTTCATTCACATTATCAACCGTGACGAATGCACCGGCAACGGGGATTCAAACCACCGCCGCAACGCTTGGCGGACGAATCGTTTCAACCGGCGGGGACGATCCCGAGGTTTTGATTTATTATGGCGCGGCAGATGGTGGGACGAATGCGGGTGCCTGGACGCGCCGTTTGACGCTGGGATTTCAAACCGGCTCATTCACCCAAGCGGTTGCCGGGTTGTCGTTCAACACAACTTATTACTTTCGTAGCGTTGCGGTAAATGCCGCAGGCACCGTGTGGGCCAGTACGTCCCAGAGTTTCAGCACTCCGGCACCCGCCTTGGCGGTAGTAACGAACCAACCGGCCTCGGGCATTCAAACAACCTCTGCCTTGCTCGGAGGAAGAGTGGTCTCCACTGGTGGGGACGCGCCTCTCATCACACTGTATTACGGTCCGACTGACGGCAGCACCAACACGGGAGCCTGGGCGCGGAATGTCGCATTGGGCACACAGACGGGATCGTTCGCTCAAGTCGTCACCGGGCTGGTTTCTGGCACGACATACTATTTCACCTCCAAGGCGGTGAATGCGGCTGGAACAGCATGGGCTGCCGGTTCCCAAAGTTTTGCACCCCCCGCATCCAATGCTCCGCCAACCTCGTTGAATTCAGTGCTCACCTATCGCAATGACAACGCCCGAACGGGGCTCAACACCAATGAAACGACGCTTACATTGGCCAACGTCAACACGAACTCCTTCGGGAAACTTTTCTCCTACGCACTGGACGGTTACATGGCTGCCCAGCCGCTGGTACTGCCCAATGTCGCGATTGCCGGCAAAGGGATCCACAACGTAGTTTTTGCCGTCACAGAGCACGACAGTATTTATGCTTTTGACGCCGATGGCAACGGCGGCACCAACGCCGCTCCACTGTGGCAGGTAAGTTTCATCAACCCGGCGGCGGGAATCACGCCCCTCGATGCGGCCAATGACCTGGCCAGTTGGTGTACGTTCATAGGACCGGAAATCGGCATTACCGGCACGCCGGTAATTGATCCTGCCACCGGGACCATTTACGTGGAAGCCAAGACCAAGGAGGTGTCAAACAACGCGACAAATTTCGTACACCGGTTACATGCGCTGGATGTAACGAGCGGCGCTGAAAAATTTGGGCGGTCCGATGATCATCGAGGCTAGTGTCCCGGGCAACGGCGATGGGAATGACGGTCAAGGTAACGTGCCGTTCATGCAAGCAAAAGAATTGAACCGTCCCGGACTGCTCCTGCTTAATGGAACAGTTTATATTGCCTTCGGCTCACACTGTGATTTTACCCCGTATCACGGCTGGGTGCTGGGCTACGACGAATATACGCTGGCACAAAATGGAGTTTATAACACGACGCCGAATGGCTTTGATGGGGCAATCTGGCAGGCTGGTGATGCTCCCGCAGCCGATGCCGCCGGCAATCTTTATTTCGAAACCGGCAATGGCACGTTCGATGTCGTCAACAACAACTATGGCGATTGTGTCGTCAAGCTCTCCAGTACCAATGGCCTTTCGCTCGCGGATTATTTTGCGCCCTACAACCAGGCGTATTTGGATGATCAAGATCTGGACCTCGGTTCGGCGGGGCTGATGTTGTTGCCTGACTCGGCGGGCAGCGCGGCGCATCGGCATTTGCTGGTGGCCGGCAGTAAGACCGGCACGATTTACCTGATTGATCGGGATAATATGGGACACTTCAACGCATCAGGTGACACCCAGATTGTGCAGTCACTCCCTAACGCCGCAGGTGGTATGTGGAGTACGCCCGCCTATTTCAATGGGATGTTTTATTATGGTAGCGCAGGCGACCGGATTAAGGCATTCGCTGTCGCCAACGGGTCCATTAACCCAACTATCGTGGGGCAGACTGCCGCCGCCCTGGGTTATCCCGGCGTTTCGCCCAGTATTTCAGCCAATGGAACCAACAACGCAATTGCTTGGGCACTCGATACTTCCGGATTCCCCGATAATCCTGCGGTTCTCCATGCTTACAATGCGACGAATCTGGCGCAGGAACTTTACAATACCAGCCAAAATCCGGACCGCGATACCGCGGGCAAGGCGGTGAAATTCGTTGTGCCAACAATTGTTAATGGCAAGGTCTACGTCGCCACGGCGGATTCATTGTCGATCTATGGCAGCAGCGTTTTTGTGAGCGCTCCCGTCATTGCTCCCAATGGCGGCACTTTCACCAACGCAGTGACCGTCACTCTTTCGAATACTGCACCCGGAGCAACGCTCTACTACACGCTGGACGGTACCGCACCAACCAGCAACTCACTCCCATATATTGGCTCATTTGTACTTACCAACAGTTTGGCGGTTAAAGCTGTGGCCGTGATATCAAATGGAGTAAGTGCGGTAATCACCGCCAGTTTTATCAATAGTTCTGCTGTCGGCAATGGCGCTGGCCTGCAAGGGGAATACTTTTCGAACCATTCCAGCACAAATGCATTTGCCGGATCACCCACCCTGGTCCGCACCGATCCAACTATCAATTTCGATTGGAACACTGGTTCGCCCGACCCGCTGATCAGTACCGATCAGTTCACAGTTCGCTGGACGGGCATGGTGCAGCCTCAATTCAATGAAACTTATACCTTTTATACGAGGACGGACGATGGCGTGCGGCTTTGGATAAACAACCAATTGCTGATCGACAAATGGGTGGGACAGTCGCCGACGGAATGGAGCGGCTCGATCTCGCTGGCTGCGCAACAGAAATACAACGTCAGGATGGAATTTTTTGAAGGTGCAGTGACCGTAGTGGCACAACTTTCCTGGAGCAGTCCTTCCACGGCCAAGGCCATCATCCCACAAACCCAGCTTTACCCTGTCACCAATCCGCCACCGGCTATTTCCTTAATCGTTCCAACCAACGGCTCCTCGTTTACGGCCAGTGCGAGCGTCACGCTGAGTGCAGTTGCCACAAGTCCCTACAACGCGATTGCTGCAGTAAATTTTTATAACAATGGAATTCAGCTCGGCAGTGTGAGTAATAGTCCTTATACCATCACCGCGACCGGCCTGGCGGCGGGTGCTTACACGCTTACAGCAGTTGCGACCGACACGACGGGTCTGGCCACCACTTCCGCCCCGGTCTCTGTTACCGTGACCACCGGCACAGGACAACCTTACGGCTTAACCACTCGCGCAACAGTCACACCGTTCCTCAACTTGCCAACCACATTTAATGGTTCAATACCGCCAGCACTTTCACAAACAGGCGTCTTTACCAATACCACCACCATGAATCCTGCCAATGGACTCGTGCCTTACAATGTCAATGTTCCATTGTGGTCCGACGGCGCGGTGAAAACCCGTTGGATGGCGGTGCCCAATAGCGGCGCACCTTATACTCCAACCCAACAAATCGGTTTTGCTCCCACTGGCGAATGGACTTTCCCGGCCGGCACGGTGTTCGTCAAACACTTCGACCTAATCACCGATGAAACGAACCCAAGCGTCAAACGCCGCCTTGAAACCCGCCTCCTTGTGCGCGACATCAACGGCACTGTTTATGGTGTTAGCTACAAATGGCGGGCTGATAACAGCGACGCGGACCTCCTTACCACCAGCCTAAGTGAAAACATCCTCGTCACCACTTCCACCGGTATCAGGACACAAACCTGGTATTATCCCAGTCCACAGGATTGCCTGACCTGTCACACCCCGAGTGCCAATTACGTGCTGGGCGTCAAGACGCGGCAGCTAAATGGGAACTTCAGTTATCCTGCTTCTGGTGTGACGGACAATCAACTCCGCACGCTTAATCGGTTGGGACTTTTCAATCCCGCCATCGACGAGTCTGGCATCAACAGCTACACGAAGCTCGCAGCCACCACCAACCAGGCCGTCCCACTGGAGGATCGCGCCCGCTCGTATCTCGATGCCAACTGCGCCCAGTGTCATCGCCCCGGCGGCAGCGGCATCACGTTCGACGCACGTTACGACACGCCGTTGACCAATCAAAACATTATCAATGTGGTACCCGTTAAAGGCACGTTGGGCTATGACAATGCCCGACTCATCGTGCCACGGGACATCTGGCGCTCGGTGATTCATGGCCGGATGAACAGCACCGACTCAACCATCAAAATGCCGCCATTGGCACGTAATCTTGTTGATACCAACTCCGTCCAATTAATCGCCGCCTGGATTAACAGCCTGCCCGGAACGCCAGCACTCCAGCCACCCACCCTGACCCCTGCGGGCGGCACATTCTTCAATTCGGCAACCATCCAGTTGCAACATCCTGATCCGAATGCGGCGCTTCGCTATACGCTGGACAGCACGCTGCCCACCACGAATTCACAGCTCTATTCGGGACCGTTCCAGCTCACCAACAGCGCCATGGTCACTGCGAGCGCATTCGAAACTGGCTTCAATAACAGCGTCGCGATCAACGCGCTGTTTACAATTCAACCTGCATTGTTTTTCACTTCGACGGGTTACTTCACTAATGGCGCATTCCAATTGCAATTATCAGGCCAGGTCGGAAAGACCTACATCTTCCAGGGAACCAGCGATTTTACCAATTGGATTTCGCTTGGCACGAACGCGGGGCCTTCCAGTCTGATCCAGCTTGCAGACCCGAACGCAACGAATTTCCCTTATCGCTTCTACCGCGCCGTCGAAAAACCTTGAGTTGTGCACTCGTTTGGCACTCGACAAATGCTGGGCACTTGCAAATGATTGCCTGAACATGCACCTGAGGCTCCAACTTGTTTTCGCGCTCCTGCTTACAGTCACTGTGCAGGCGGAAGAACCGCCGATGATTCCCGTTGGCCTGGACACATATCGGATGTGGGAACGTTGGCCCTATCAACACATTGGCCAACGCGCGTATATGCGGAGCACGTATGACCGGCGGGGTGGAAATGAAGGGGCGGATGCAAGCCATTTCCTCTATCAACTCGCCGACGATTACAATGTGAGCCTGGATGTCGCGGGCCCGGG
This genomic stretch from Pedosphaera parvula Ellin514 harbors:
- a CDS encoding beta strand repeat-containing protein: MLTILLSSLVPAARAATNMTPIAVTGFNRDLVVESTAHGPPYTSYAVELNPGEGNAYYERGLPGYGFGMPSGSFTTTAGDNTIFQFQPYTNNNALVLSSATGLTNGTLTLVTPATYSKIAVLANSAYGTNYSGFLSLNFSDGSTVLTTYYTPDWFANPTNVALKGVSRINLVDGSSDGIPDDPRFYQTTINVAALLGGTNKPLASITFGNAVAGATAIYAVSGQLAPNLAPIALTGFNRDLVIESNASGPPYNSVATELNPGEGTSFYQSGLPGKTYGLPAYGVFSSALDGVTFQFQPYSANNALVLSSTTGLTNGTLSLVAPATYNSIAILANSAGGGGSPNVTFNFADGTSFVATYNAVDWFYNPNFALNGVERIHLNNGATEGAPDNPRFYQTTLNLVTLLGATNKPLASMTFSKAAGAGATAIYAVSGRQGAQTNGSFTLSTVTNAPATGIQTTAATLGGRIVSTGGDDPEVLIYYGAADGGTNAGAWTRRLTLGFQTGSFTQAVAGLSFNTTYYFRSVAVNAAGTVWASTSQSFSTPAPALAVVTNQPASGIQTTSALLGGRVVSTGGDAPLITLYYGPTDGSTNTGAWARNVALGTQTGSFAQVVTGLVSGTTYYFTSKAVNAAGTAWAAGSQSFAPPASNAPPTSLNSVLTYRNDNARTGLNTNETTLTLANVNTNSFGKLFSYALDGYMAAQPLVLPNVAIAGKGIHNVVFAVTEHDSIYAFDADGNGGTNAAPLWQVSFINPAAGITPLDAANDLASWCTFIGPEIGITGTPVIDPATGTIYVEAKTKEVSNNATNFVHRLHALDVTSGAEKFGRSDDHRG
- a CDS encoding chitobiase/beta-hexosaminidase C-terminal domain-containing protein; amino-acid sequence: MIIEASVPGNGDGNDGQGNVPFMQAKELNRPGLLLLNGTVYIAFGSHCDFTPYHGWVLGYDEYTLAQNGVYNTTPNGFDGAIWQAGDAPAADAAGNLYFETGNGTFDVVNNNYGDCVVKLSSTNGLSLADYFAPYNQAYLDDQDLDLGSAGLMLLPDSAGSAAHRHLLVAGSKTGTIYLIDRDNMGHFNASGDTQIVQSLPNAAGGMWSTPAYFNGMFYYGSAGDRIKAFAVANGSINPTIVGQTAAALGYPGVSPSISANGTNNAIAWALDTSGFPDNPAVLHAYNATNLAQELYNTSQNPDRDTAGKAVKFVVPTIVNGKVYVATADSLSIYGSSVFVSAPVIAPNGGTFTNAVTVTLSNTAPGATLYYTLDGTAPTSNSLPYIGSFVLTNSLAVKAVAVISNGVSAVITASFINSSAVGNGAGLQGEYFSNHSSTNAFAGSPTLVRTDPTINFDWNTGSPDPLISTDQFTVRWTGMVQPQFNETYTFYTRTDDGVRLWINNQLLIDKWVGQSPTEWSGSISLAAQQKYNVRMEFFEGAVTVVAQLSWSSPSTAKAIIPQTQLYPVTNPPPAISLIVPTNGSSFTASASVTLSAVATSPYNAIAAVNFYNNGIQLGSVSNSPYTITATGLAAGAYTLTAVATDTTGLATTSAPVSVTVTTGTGQPYGLTTRATVTPFLNLPTTFNGSIPPALSQTGVFTNTTTMNPANGLVPYNVNVPLWSDGAVKTRWMAVPNSGAPYTPTQQIGFAPTGEWTFPAGTVFVKHFDLITDETNPSVKRRLETRLLVRDINGTVYGVSYKWRADNSDADLLTTSLSENILVTTSTGIRTQTWYYPSPQDCLTCHTPSANYVLGVKTRQLNGNFSYPASGVTDNQLRTLNRLGLFNPAIDESGINSYTKLAATTNQAVPLEDRARSYLDANCAQCHRPGGSGITFDARYDTPLTNQNIINVVPVKGTLGYDNARLIVPRDIWRSVIHGRMNSTDSTIKMPPLARNLVDTNSVQLIAAWINSLPGTPALQPPTLTPAGGTFFNSATIQLQHPDPNAALRYTLDSTLPTTNSQLYSGPFQLTNSAMVTASAFETGFNNSVAINALFTIQPALFFTSTGYFTNGAFQLQLSGQVGKTYIFQGTSDFTNWISLGTNAGPSSLIQLADPNATNFPYRFYRAVEKP